The DNA segment AACTAAACTCGCAATTCTGCTGGCTTCAACTCCCCAGCACAGGTTCAAGGCAAGCCACCCAGTTAGCAGACTCTTCACCTTCTTTCTTAGGCAACTTCCAGCGGAAACAGACCTCTCCCCTCTGCCAACAGAACTTCATACTCTGCGACTGGCAAAGGCCGACTAAATAAAAAACCCTGCATCGTTTGACAACCATGATTTTGCAAGAACTCCAACTCTGCTGGGATTTCCACCCCCTCCGCAATCACCTGTAAATTCAACCGTTGCGACATTTGCAAGACTGCCATCGTAATCGCGTTATTATAGCTTTCACTATGGACATTGTGAATAAAGCAACGATCGATCTTGAGCGTATCAAAGGGAAATTGCTTCAGGTAACTGAGGGAGGCATAGCCGGTACCAAAATCATCGATCGCGATCTGGATGCCCAGCTTTTTTAGATCATTCAGGGTTGAAATCGCCTCTGATTGATTCTGTAGTAGCGTGGTTTCCGTCAATTCTAGTTCCAGAGCTGTGGGGTCTAGATGGGTGATTTTCAAGATTTGGGAAATAGTCTGAACCAGATGGGATTGAGAAAACTGCTGCCCAGAAAGGTTTACAGCTATCCGGAGGGTAGGAAATCCCCGTTCTCGCAATCGCTGAGTTTGCTGGCAAGCCGTTTGTAACACCCACTCCCCGATGGGGTTGATCAAACCGCTTTCTTCGGCCAGGGGAATGAAGTCTGCCGGACAAACCATCCCCCGCTCTCGATTGTGCCAGCGTAACAGGGCCTCTGCCCCTAACACCTTGCCCGTTTGCAAATCTAATTGGGGTTGATAGTAGACCTGGAACTCGGCATTTTCCAGGGCCGATCGCAGACTGGCTTCCAGGGCCAGTCGCTCCACCTGAAGTGGATTCACACTCGCCGTGTAGAAGCGGTATTGATTGCCACCCTGTTGCTGCACATGATGCATCACCAGATTGGCCTTATGCATCAACCCGTTAAGTTCAGGGCCATGTTCCGGATAAAGGGCAATCCCAATGCTGAGGGTGAGAAATACATCCTGTTGCTCTAACTGGAACGGTTGGGACAGTAAAACCAGAATCTGCTGACAGATGGCATGAATCGACTGTCTGTGCTTAATATTGGTGAGCAGAATTACAAACTGGTCATCGCTTAAACGAGCCAGAAAGTCGTCCATATCCAGACAGGCCAGCAACCGTTGCGTGATGACACGAAGTAAATCATCTTCGGTATAGTCTGAACAAAAACAAAGCGCATCGAAATGATCAATCTTCAAAGATAAAATCGGAGTTAGGGCCTGATTGGCACGGATCTGGTTGAACTTTTCCTGCAGCAATAGACGGGTGGGGAGACAGGTGACCGGATCATAATTGAGCCGCTCGCTGAATTCTGCCGTGATCGATTGCAGGACCTGGATATAGGGTTGGGTAATGGCAGCATGTTTGGCCAATCGGGTGGCGATCGCGGCCAGCAAATCATCCTGGGAGAAAGGTTTGGTTAGATAGTCATCCGCTCCCAGGCGCATTCCCTGTCGGAAGTCATGGGGGGCCGATCGAGCCGTCAGAAAGATGAGTGGAATGCCTGCAGTTCTAGGACTCTGGCGGAGTTGTTCCAGTACCGAAAACCCGTCTAGCTCCGGCATTGAAACATCACACAAAATCAGATCGGGCAACTCTTCCTGGGCCAGTTGAACACCCCTACGGCCATTCTCAGCTGCGATCGCTTCAAAACATTCCAGTTCCAGCAATTCCAAGAGATTTTCGCGAACCGAGTCTTCGTCTTCTATGACTAAAATCTTCGTCATTGGTTGTTCTAGTTGGGTTGTCATGATAAGTCACTCGATCGAGTCGGAGACTGGCATGAATTTTCGGGAAATCACTCCTTCTGCTTCAACCAATCTGGCAACGACGGGAACCACAACTTTGAACACGGTACCTTTACCCACCTCACTGGTGACTTCAATTTTGCCCTGATGCAACTCTACGCATTGGTGGACAATAGCCAGCCCTAGCCCTGTTCCGGGAATATTGCCCACATTACTGCCCCGACGAAAGATACTAAACAGCCGTTCCAGATCTGCTGGGGGAATCCCAATTCCCTGATCCGCAATCGAAAAATGAACTGCTTGGGGTTCACAGACCAAGTTGACGAAAACCTTGGAACCCGAGGGTGAGTATTTAATGGCATTGCTGATTAAATTGGTCAGGATATGTCTGAGCAAATTCTCATCCAGTCGGTAGCACTGTCCCTGGGATCCTGGATGGCTGAAAATAATCTGGTGGGTGTCTCCCGCCTGCAACTGCATTTCCTCAATCAGCCCATGGCAGAATTCCAGCACATCTAAAAGGACCGGGTTAAAGGGTAATTTACCAGCTTCAGCCTGATTAAACACCAGGACATGATTGAGCAGATGGGTCATCCGCTTCACCCCATTCACAATATGGCGAAACCGCAATTGATTTTTCTCAGTGGAGACCTGATGGCTGTATTTCTGGAGCAGTTCCACTGAAGAGAGGATAGTCGTCAGAGGAGTCCGAAATTCATGGGAGACAATGGACAGGAAATTTGATTTCAACTCATTCAGCTCTTTCTCCCGCTCCAGGGTTTGCAAAATTTCTGCTTCAATCCGCTTACGCTCGGTCACGTCCCGCACATTGCAGACAAAGCCCCCATCATTCAAAGCTGTAATCAACAGTTCCTGGTAGAAGATCTCCTGGTTCAGGCGGCGGGCTATTAATTCACCCCGCCAGTGACCGTCTCGCTGAATAGCTGGTTCAACCCATCTCCAGAGGGAGCCAAAACCAGAGTGCTGATGGAGCGCATCCAGGGTTGTTCCGAGAATGTCATCGGCAAACTGATAACCGTATAGATTCAGAAAAGCCTGGTTGACATAAATGTACTCCTGTCGGTCATTCAAAATCGCAATGCCTTCCATGGAGGCTGCCATTGCCGCCGACTGTTGATATAATACCTGCTGAATTTGCGATCGTTCGATCGCATACCGAATCGTACGAATCAGTAACTCTGGTTGAATCTGGCCCTTGACCAGATAATCCTGAGCCCCCTGTCGTAAGGCGGCCAGACCAATATCGGTATTGTTCAGCCCCGTCAACACCACAATAGGAAGCTCAGGGGCTGCCGCCCGTAGTCCAATCACACTCTCTAAACCCTGGGCATCCGGCAAAGACAGATCGGACAAGATAATCTCAAAAGGTTCCTGGTGAATTGCCGCAATTGCTGCATCAAGTCGTTCTACATGGCTAACAGTCCAAGTCAGAACTCCAGCCTCCTCCAGAGTTTCCTGTAGCAGGTCTGCATCAGCCGGATTGTCTTCAACCAGGAGAATCCTCAAGTCTTGCTGCATAACACTACTGGCCATTCGGGGGAAGTTTAACCGCTGCCAGCCAGAAAGATTCAATCAACCGGATAATGCCAATGAACTCTTCCAAGCCAACTGGCTTGGTAACGTAGCAATTGGCGTGCAACTGGTAGGTTTTCACAATGTCTTCCTCAGCGGAAGAAGTCGTGAGCACCACGACGGGAATGGTATTCAATTCGGGGTCTGCTTTAATTTCTAAGAGAACTTCCCGTCCGTCTTTTCGAGGTAAGTTCAAATCTAAGAGAATTAAATCTGGACGAGGAGCCTCGGTATAATCTCCTTCCCGGCGCAAAAAGGCCAGGGCCTCTACCCCATCTTCGACCACACTCAGGTTGTTGAGCACCTTACTT comes from the Leptolyngbya sp. 'hensonii' genome and includes:
- a CDS encoding EAL domain-containing protein yields the protein MTKILVIEDEDSVRENLLELLELECFEAIAAENGRRGVQLAQEELPDLILCDVSMPELDGFSVLEQLRQSPRTAGIPLIFLTARSAPHDFRQGMRLGADDYLTKPFSQDDLLAAIATRLAKHAAITQPYIQVLQSITAEFSERLNYDPVTCLPTRLLLQEKFNQIRANQALTPILSLKIDHFDALCFCSDYTEDDLLRVITQRLLACLDMDDFLARLSDDQFVILLTNIKHRQSIHAICQQILVLLSQPFQLEQQDVFLTLSIGIALYPEHGPELNGLMHKANLVMHHVQQQGGNQYRFYTASVNPLQVERLALEASLRSALENAEFQVYYQPQLDLQTGKVLGAEALLRWHNRERGMVCPADFIPLAEESGLINPIGEWVLQTACQQTQRLRERGFPTLRIAVNLSGQQFSQSHLVQTISQILKITHLDPTALELELTETTLLQNQSEAISTLNDLKKLGIQIAIDDFGTGYASLSYLKQFPFDTLKIDRCFIHNVHSESYNNAITMAVLQMSQRLNLQVIAEGVEIPAELEFLQNHGCQTMQGFLFSRPLPVAEYEVLLAEGRGLFPLEVA
- a CDS encoding ATP-binding protein; translation: MASSVMQQDLRILLVEDNPADADLLQETLEEAGVLTWTVSHVERLDAAIAAIHQEPFEIILSDLSLPDAQGLESVIGLRAAAPELPIVVLTGLNNTDIGLAALRQGAQDYLVKGQIQPELLIRTIRYAIERSQIQQVLYQQSAAMAASMEGIAILNDRQEYIYVNQAFLNLYGYQFADDILGTTLDALHQHSGFGSLWRWVEPAIQRDGHWRGELIARRLNQEIFYQELLITALNDGGFVCNVRDVTERKRIEAEILQTLEREKELNELKSNFLSIVSHEFRTPLTTILSSVELLQKYSHQVSTEKNQLRFRHIVNGVKRMTHLLNHVLVFNQAEAGKLPFNPVLLDVLEFCHGLIEEMQLQAGDTHQIIFSHPGSQGQCYRLDENLLRHILTNLISNAIKYSPSGSKVFVNLVCEPQAVHFSIADQGIGIPPADLERLFSIFRRGSNVGNIPGTGLGLAIVHQCVELHQGKIEVTSEVGKGTVFKVVVPVVARLVEAEGVISRKFMPVSDSIE
- a CDS encoding response regulator, with translation MISYKSVRPIEILLVEDSPSDADLTVDTLSESKVLNNLSVVEDGVEALAFLRREGDYTEAPRPDLILLDLNLPRKDGREVLLEIKADPELNTIPVVVLTTSSAEEDIVKTYQLHANCYVTKPVGLEEFIGIIRLIESFWLAAVKLPPNGQ